The window TATATAACTTTGGAGTGTTTACGGAATTAACAAAAGGTTCATTGGTATACATTCCCAAACGAATTACAGGCTCTATCCAGGTAGAAGGATTTGCTCTGTCACAAGGAAGGTCTTTCCATAGAATCTCTAAAGCTGCATCTGCAATTTCCCTGGTAAATGAATGATCAAGACGAACAAAACCGTTATGAATAAAATGCTCTATATCCTTTTTACTTAGTATATCTGACATAATGTAATTGTTAAAAACCATTTGCAGACAGCAATAGATTCTGCTGACCAGCGAGCATGGTTATATAATTATCAATAAAATGGGGTATAATAGAAAAGTACGCTTTGCATAAAGAAAGCGCATTGCTTTAAGAACTAAGCCAGGAAGGAATATTATAGCATTACGGTCATTCTCATGGCTACAAAATTAAAAAAATATCTCCGAACGAACAAAATAAAAAAAGGATACTGCAGATAAACTGCATCATGGCTCTTGATAGGAATAATATAATTTTAACATCTATGCCTGGCAAGGAGCAGCTACAATTTAATCGTATTCTGCATTAGATGATTTTTACTCTTGCTATTCCATTCATAATTCCATCTTTTATCATTTTACCATATCCGTCATCGGGCAGAAAATGGATAAAAGAATGTGCTAATTCATAATTCTTTTTTGCATTGTCAATATCATTCAGATCTTCATGGCATTTTCCAATATTCAGATACAAAGAAGGGTACAACCCTTTTACATTTTCGTCATTAACTTTTAAGGCCAGAACTAAAGCGATTTCATCCCACTTTAATTTTTCAGAAATATTCCTTTGATGTCTGGCAATATAATGTGCAGAAGTAAATTTCTCTAAATTATTTATAGCATCATCCCATGCCATTTGAAAGAGTTTTAGAGCTTCTTCCCTTTTCCCTTCTCCCTCTAAGTTCATTCCCTGAGCACAAAGTTTTATTACATGGTTGTTAGGGTCAAACAGCATCATTCATTTCAATTTATTAGGTCTGCAAAATTAAAGGATTTAAAGTAACAGGCTTCATCGAGATTAAAAAATCATTTCTACACTGAGCCCCGGTCAGGGAAATTTAAATAGGGATTAATCGGACAAAAGGATGGCGATTCAAAATTCCTTTTGCTGACGAACAGTTTTTTCCACCCTAATACTTCCCTTAGAAAAGTAAATAGAAAGGTAATGATCACCACATTTTAATTTCTACCAGAAACGAAATGGATTTAAACTATTGCTTCCGCTTTCCACTTTCCACCCTAAGCTTTATTCTTTTTCTAAAACATCCGGAAACCTTAACAGTTTGCAATATATAGACCAACTGAAAACATGATCCAATCTGCATTTGATAGAGAATTAGTTATCCAAGTAGACTCAATTGAGTTAAAAGGAATTCTTACAATTCCAGTGAAATCAACGGGCATTATAATGTTTTCTCATGGAAGTGGCAGCAGCAGGCTCAGTCCCAGGAATAATTTTGTCGCTAAAGTCCTTCAGAAAAAGGGCTTTGCAACATTCCTGTTTGATCTTCTTACTTACGAAGAAAGTCTTAATTACAGCACAAGGTTCAACATTTCTATGCTTACTCAAAGACTCGTTAATATTTGTAACTGGCTTAAAGAAAATGAAAGAACAAAAGATCTCCCAGTAGGCTTGTTTGGTTCAAGTACTGGTGCTGCTTCTGCCCTGGCAGCAGCAGCAACAATGGGTAGCAAAATAAAAGCTGTTGTCTCAAGAGGAGGACGTCCGGATCTTGCTTTACCTTATCTGGAAGAAGTAAATGTAGCCACTTTGTTTATTGTCGGAGAAAATGATCCGACTGTTAAGGAATTGAACGAAGAAGCTTTTGCTCTATTGGGAGCAAAGGAAAAAAATATGGTCATTGTTCAAGGGGCTACACATCTGTTTGAAGAATCAGGTAAACTGGAAGAAGTAGCTGAACTGGCAGGAAACTGGTTTAAGGAAAATGTAAAATAAAAGCACAATTGACTCATTATTGATACCCTAAATAAGAATATATGTACGGGAATGAAACTGGTCGAATTTTTACTAACAGAGAAGATGCAGGCATTCAGTTGGGAAATGAGTTGTCAGCTAAATTTAAAAATAAAAATGCTTTGGTATTGGGAATACCCAGAGGTGGTGTGGAAGTTGCCTATCACGTTGCAAGGATTATCAATGGGGAGCTTTCTATTGTAATTGCGAAAAAACTACCATATCCTGGTCAGCCAGAACTGGCCTGCGGTGCAGTGACGGAAGATGAGTCTGTATATCTATCTGCTCTGGGAAGACGTTTGCCTGAACCAACCATTAAAGCCTTAATCGAAGATCGTATTCAAGAAATAAAAAGAAGAATTTTAGAATACAGAGACGGTAAACCACTTCCCGATATGAAAAACCGCACAGTAATAATTGTGGATGACGGAATAGCCACAGGTTCTACAATTGCTCCAATTCTGCAATTGTGTCGTAAGCAGCAAGTAGCGGAACTTATTGTAGCTGCCCCTGTTTCCGGTAACAATTACGCTGACCTGATCGATGAACTGGCAGATGAAGTAATTGTGCTCGAGGTTCCTTCCTATTATTATGCAGTAGGTCAGGTTTACTATGATTTTCATCAGAGCACTGATGAAGAAGTTGTTTCCTTCCTTCATAAATCACCTTCTACCAGATAAGCCATATCAATGTTTATATTACCTCTATCATGAAAATTCATAACTGCATTTTGGTTATATTTTTTTATAACAAGTAAGAGAAATTTTATTTATCTGAAAAGATTATGGGTAAATGATCAATAAAGACCATAACGTAAGCACAAGTGAAATTGTAAAGTTTTTATCAGATAGCAATCACTTCCCTGAATATTCCAATAATGTTGAGCTGAAAGAGACGCATATGTCCTATGTCTTCATCACAGACAACTTTGTATATAAAATGAAAAAGCCGGTGTTGTATCCCTTTCTCAACTTATCCACTCTGGATAGACGGAAGCACAATTGCCAGAAAGAAATTGCTTCCAATAAAACCCTTGCACCTGATGTATATATTGGCACAGTCCCATTGTCCCTGACTGATGTAGGAATGAAGCTCGAAGGTCAGGGAACCGTCATAGAATGGTTTGTTAAAATGATTCGTTTGCCCGAACAGGAAATGTTGGATTATAAAATTCGTGAAGGAGAAATAAGCATTCAAGAAATAATCTCCCTGGGAAGAAAGCTCTCTGTATTTTACAAACAAGCCAGGAAGAAAGAGATGCATGAGCAAGAGTATCTACGCAGATTGAGGACTTTCCTGTCTGACAATCTTGAAAGCCTCAGGCATCCGGCATTTGAGATAACAAATGAAATACTGGACAACATAAAAACGCTTCAGTTGAATTTCATTGCAAGGAATGAACAACATTTAAGCTCAAGGTCTGCCAGAATAATTGAGGCTCACGGAGATCTTAGGCCAGAGCATATTTGTTTTCTGAATGAGCCTGTAATAATTGATGCCCTTGAATTTAACCCTGATTTCAGAATACAGGACCCTGTTGAAGAGCTTTCTTATTTTTCTCTTGAATGTGAAATATTAGGAAATGAATGGATAGGGAAAAAATTATTAGAGGTTTATGAGAGTGAATCAAATGATCATTACTATAAAGGGATAGAGTCCTTTTATAAAAGCATTCGTGCAACACTCAGGGCCTTATCTTCTTTCCGCCATCTTTTGGATGATCACAGAAATGATCCTCTTAAATGGAAACTTAAAGGTTTGAACTATCTAATGATGGCCCAGATGTATATTTCCGGATAGTAAGTTAATGGAACAATTCTGTTATTGATTCATTGGTAAGCAGTCTTCGTATGCATTCCGCAATCAATGGTACCGTGTCAAGAATCACTATCTTTTTTTGGATTAGATCATTATTTATTTTGAAATCAGGAATGGAATTCGTGATTATAATTTTGTCAAGTGCATCAGACTGTAAATTCACATTTGCTGCTTCGCTGAAGACACCATGAGTGGCTGCTGCGTATACTTTTAAAGCACCGAATGCTTTACATGCTTGAGCAGCTCTCGAAAGCGTAGTTCCACTGCTGATCAGATCATCTATGATAATTACAGTTTTGTTCCTGACATCTCCGACAAGGCTGCTTCCAGTTACTATCCCTTTGCTTCTTTTCTTTTCCATAAAGATAACAGGAAGTTCTTTTTGTATTTTTTTACCCAGGCTTATGCTAAATGCGTCTGCCCTCTTCATTCCTCCCGCATCAGGGGACAAAATAACGATATCATCGTTGGCTGCCAGTTCAGCAAAATAGTCTGTAAATAACATTTTTGCTTCAAGATGATCTGTAAAGCAATGGAAGGAATTCTGATATGCCTGAAGATTATGAACATCCAATGTTATCACATGATCCGTCCCAACGGCTTCAATAATTTGTGCAAGGTATTTGGTCGTAACAGGATCCCTGTCTTTGGTCTTTCTGTCCTTCCTTGCATAACAAAGGTACGGGATTATTAAAGTTATTTTGGAAGCACAAGCATCTTTTAAAGAACCGGTCAAAAAAAGCAGTCTGCACAATTTGTCATTTACACTCATGGTATCATCAGAAAACAAAGCCTGGATAATGTATACTTCTTTTCCTCGTACATTTTCAAGTGACCTTATTTTATGTTCACCGTCTTCAAAGTCCCTCTCTTCGTGTGATGCAACATACATTCCAAGATGCCTTGCAACATCTTCGGCATATTGCTTTCCGATATTAAGAGAAAAAATTCTCACCGTGTCCGTGATCATTGCTCATATACTTTCAGAATAAAACATGTTTATTATTAAAGTGTTTACAGGATAATCTATGATAAGGATGTTACAAAATAATTTTCCATTTAAACTCCCATTCACCCATTTACCTCAATTTTATTCTCTTTGATAGCTCAGATTTTCGCAATCTCAACATGAACTGTAATTCTAAAAATTGATTAAAAATGAAAATATTGATATAAAACTACTTTATACATTTTTAGTACTCATAGTCCTGTACTGTGTCGGCGTCATCCCCTTTAACCTTTTAAACACCCGGTTATAATAAGGAACATCTGAAAATCCTGAGGCATTACATACCTCCGCTACAGACAAAGAGGTATTCAATAGAAGCTTACATGAAGCCTCTATCCGGTATTCAGTTAAATATGAAAAAAAGGAAGTCTTCGTCATTTTCTTAAAAAACACACAAAAGGAAGCTTTTTCCATACCGATGAATTTAGATACCATATCAAGCGTAATCGTATTCTGAAAATTATTCATCACGTATAATTGCAAAAGCTGCATCCTTTTGTCATTCGTATCTTCCACAACAGGCCCTCCCACTGTATTTGCTATTTCAGGCTGAGCTATTAATGGCAGTAGTCTGATCATGGAGGAAAGCCTTTCCACTTTATTCTGCCTGATCATAGATTTTACGATGCGTTGCATGGCTGACAGGCCACTACCACCAAAAGAAATGGCTTGGGAATGTTCCATAATCCTTTTGATTACCGCCTCCAGTTCCGGAAAAACAATTCCGTTATTTTTAAGGAAAACATCGGAAAAGAAAATACATATATTTTCAATCTTTCCTTCCTTATCGCATATGTCTTCATCAAATGACCAGCAATGAGGAATATGTGGAGGAATCAAAATCACCTCTCCTTCTGAAAAAGGCCCCATAGCATCTCCAATGACCCTCGTTCCCCTGCCTCCTATGATGTATGTAAGCTCCCAGAAATCCTGCTGATGCAGATTAACTTGCTTATCCCAGGCAATACCACATGATCAAAAAGAAATGAAGTATTTTCTTTAACCGGTATATGACAATATTTAATACTTTTTACCATTCTTCTTAAGAAACGAAGAAATTGCAAATATCGGACAACTAATAACAAATATCAGACAAATACAATAAATAGCTTTCTTCTAACTTGTACTAACCTTAAAGCGACATACAGAATTTATTTAATAAATTAATAATGAATACCTTATTAGATTTATCAAAATCAAAACCTCACTATGAAATACCTTGATGGCTTAAGAGGCATAGCTGCTATAATGGTTGTCCTGTTTCACAGTTGAAATTCACTCCGGAGGAGATCATACCAAACAATGGATTAATCATGGTTATCTGGCTGTAGATTTTTTCTTTATTCTTTCGGGTTATGTTATAGGCTATGCCTATGATGACCGGTGGAGCAATATGTCACTGGGACACTTTTTCAAACGACGGATTATACGTCTGCAGCCTATGCTTATAGTTGGATCAATTATCGGAGCATTGCTGTTTTATTTTCAGCATTCACCTGTATTAGGCTGGGGTGGCATTTCCGAAGTTCCTTTGAGCAAAGTTGTTATTGTAATGATTCTTGGTTTTTTTCTTATTCCAGTTGGTAAAGGATTGGATATCAGAGGATGGAATGAAATGTTTCCCCTCAATGGTGCAACCTGGACACTCTTTTTTGAAGAGATCGCCAACATCTCCTACGCCTTATTATTAAGGCATTTACC is drawn from Sporocytophaga myxococcoides and contains these coding sequences:
- a CDS encoding phosphoribosyltransferase, producing the protein MYGNETGRIFTNREDAGIQLGNELSAKFKNKNALVLGIPRGGVEVAYHVARIINGELSIVIAKKLPYPGQPELACGAVTEDESVYLSALGRRLPEPTIKALIEDRIQEIKRRILEYRDGKPLPDMKNRTVIIVDDGIATGSTIAPILQLCRKQQVAELIVAAPVSGNNYADLIDELADEVIVLEVPSYYYAVGQVYYDFHQSTDEEVVSFLHKSPSTR
- a CDS encoding AraC family transcriptional regulator, whose product is MAWDKQVNLHQQDFWELTYIIGGRGTRVIGDAMGPFSEGEVILIPPHIPHCWSFDEDICDKEGKIENICIFFSDVFLKNNGIVFPELEAVIKRIMEHSQAISFGGSGLSAMQRIVKSMIRQNKVERLSSMIRLLPLIAQPEIANTVGGPVVEDTNDKRMQLLQLYVMNNFQNTITLDMVSKFIGMEKASFCVFFKKMTKTSFFSYLTEYRIEASCKLLLNTSLSVAEVCNASGFSDVPYYNRVFKRLKGMTPTQYRTMSTKNV
- a CDS encoding dienelactone hydrolase family protein, which translates into the protein MIQSAFDRELVIQVDSIELKGILTIPVKSTGIIMFSHGSGSSRLSPRNNFVAKVLQKKGFATFLFDLLTYEESLNYSTRFNISMLTQRLVNICNWLKENERTKDLPVGLFGSSTGAASALAAAATMGSKIKAVVSRGGRPDLALPYLEEVNVATLFIVGENDPTVKELNEEAFALLGAKEKNMVIVQGATHLFEESGKLEEVAELAGNWFKENVK
- a CDS encoding ribose-phosphate diphosphokinase encodes the protein MITDTVRIFSLNIGKQYAEDVARHLGMYVASHEERDFEDGEHKIRSLENVRGKEVYIIQALFSDDTMSVNDKLCRLLFLTGSLKDACASKITLIIPYLCYARKDRKTKDRDPVTTKYLAQIIEAVGTDHVITLDVHNLQAYQNSFHCFTDHLEAKMLFTDYFAELAANDDIVILSPDAGGMKRADAFSISLGKKIQKELPVIFMEKKRSKGIVTGSSLVGDVRNKTVIIIDDLISSGTTLSRAAQACKAFGALKVYAAATHGVFSEAANVNLQSDALDKIIITNSIPDFKINNDLIQKKIVILDTVPLIAECIRRLLTNESITELFH
- a CDS encoding rRNA adenine methyltransferase, with the translated sequence MMLFDPNNHVIKLCAQGMNLEGEGKREEALKLFQMAWDDAINNLEKFTSAHYIARHQRNISEKLKWDEIALVLALKVNDENVKGLYPSLYLNIGKCHEDLNDIDNAKKNYELAHSFIHFLPDDGYGKMIKDGIMNGIARVKII